A window from Prinia subflava isolate CZ2003 ecotype Zambia chromosome Z, Cam_Psub_1.2, whole genome shotgun sequence encodes these proteins:
- the LOC134564561 gene encoding endogenous retrovirus group K member 5 Gag polyprotein-like, which translates to MGASLSAADKEVFSVCVALLEASGAKFSKTCLKRLVKWLGKEFQEVSRDKVHCLRFWGTVERKIVEFGQSRGKEAQKFSYLVLQLKTALKNDESLANPPTRRFAPSSPSPGPIPGRSPKGILKRVGVQKSPSSASPKNSRSPSLSSLGQTAEDSSDCPGQAVGGSTRTCYPSSPHPRVCFNLTASQSAQNGGCGAENGGHSASWSSSPSPSSSSRNPFRSTHPPCSLTNPFLSQTPPTTPKFPPSHPSHRPAQEVESSRPLPCPGRRPSWLPDSNTLSSGSHGTGPEDDSDWDPEVELSVAPVTYRRQRGSDAPKSHWFPIGQSVIRELCKAHKDYSRDSPYFRGLLHAELSSTTVVPFDLKQLFACLMGLSEFKLWETAFRWLLKDKLPTLLSDESTATDTQGNPISLSLLFGELQFSTPQIQASLIPVPVLQVVKELACTAFFALQPHAKLPPLTYIRQGPQESYVDFMDKLTRAVETQVKIISAREHVLLELAFLNANDVCRQAILSLPIDPPRTLADMLQVCDAKVPYLLKSHLPSVSRPHQPSVPARLRVAEARTSSQKPAVPPRRKPSVSGSRSGKPGFCYHCKQQGHWANECPNKTRPATPKLQRGGNPSKN; encoded by the coding sequence ATGGGTGCGTCTCTGTCAGCGGCAGACAAAGAAGTCTTTTCTGTTTGCGTCGCCTTGCTTGAAGCAAGCGGCGCCAAGTTTTCAAAGACCTGCCTGAAGAGGCTGGTAAAATGGCTTGGCAAGGAATTCCAGGAGGTTTCTCGGGATAAAGTCCATTGCCTCCGATTTTGGGGGACAGTGGAACGGAAAATTGTAGAATTCGGCCAGTCCCGGGGAAAGGAGGCGCAAAAATTTTCATATCTGGTTTTGCAGTTGAAAACTGCGTTGAAAAATGATGAGTCCCTTGCCAATCCACCTACCAGGCGGTTTGCCCCTTCTTCCCCATCCCCTGGTCCTATCCCTGGTCGTTCCCCGAAGGGAATTCTGAAGAGAGTCGGGGTGCAAAAATCCCCgagctctgcctctcccaaGAATTCCCGTTCCCCCAGCCTCAGTAGTCTCGGCCAGACTGCTGAGGATTCCTCGGactgccctggccaggcagtCGGGGGATCTACCCGTACCTGTTATccctcatcccctcatccccGTGTATGTTTTAATTTAACTGCGTCACAATCGGCACAAAATGGCGGCTGTGGTGCAGAAAATGGCGGTCACTCAGCCTCGTGGTCGTCATCCCCTTCCCCCAGTTCTTCATCCCGAAATCCCTTTCGTTCCACCCACCCTCCCTGTTCTCTGACCAACCCTTTCCTGTCCCAAACTCCACCCACTACTCCGAAGTTCCCACCCTCCCATCCCTCCCATCGACCCGCCCAGGAGGTGGAGTCGTCCCGCCCATTGCCCTgccccggaaggaggccatcttggtTGCCTGATTCCAACACTctctcttccggttcccacggtacCGGACCGGAAGATGACAGTGATTGGGATCCTGAAGTGGAACTGTCAGTTGCGCCAGTCACTTACCGGCGGCAACGCGGTAGTGACGCCCCAAAATCCCATTGGTTTCCGATTGGCCAAAGTGTAATTCGTGAATTGTGTAAGGCGCACAAAGATTATTCCAGAGACAGTCCTTACTTCAGGGGTCTCCTTCACGCTGAACTTTCCTCCACAACAGTGGTGCCCTTTGACCTCAAGCAGCTGTTTGCTTGCTTGATGGGTCTTtcagagtttaagctctgggagACAGCCTTCAGGTGGCTGCTTAAGGACAAACTGCCCACACTGTTGAGTGACGAAAGCACGGCAACTGACACCCAGGGCAATcccatttccctctccctcctctttggGGAACTTCAGTTCTCCACCCCGCAGATACAGGCCTCACTCATTCCTGTCCCAGTCCTTCAGGTGGTTAAAGAGCTTGCATGCACTGCGTTCTTTGCTTTGCAGCCTCATGCAAAACTCCCTCCCCTTACTTACATCAGGCAGGGTCCTCAGGAATCCTACGTAGATTTCATGGACAAATTAACCAGGGCAGTCGAGACTCAAGTTAAGATTATTTCAGCGCGTGAGCATGTCCTTTTGGAATTGGCTTTTTTAAATGCTAACGATGTCTGTCGGCAAGCGATTTTGAGTCTCCCCATAGATCCGCCGAGGACACTTGCTGACATGCTCCAGGTCTGCGACGCCAAGGTTCCTTATCTGTTGAAGTCGCACCTTCCAAGTGTGTCCAGACCTCACCAGCCCTCCGTTCCTGCCAGGCTCAGGGTTGCTGAAGCAAGGACCTCTTCTCAGAAGCCTGCAGTGCCGCCTCGCCGCAAGCCTTCCGTCTCAGGCAGTCGCAGCGGAAAACCCGGGTTCTGCTACCACTGCAAGCAGCAAGGACACTGGGCAAATGAGTGCCCCAACAAGACCAGGCCGGCAACTCCCAAGTTGCAGCGGGGGGGCAATCCTTCAAAAAACTAG